Genomic segment of Triticum aestivum cultivar Chinese Spring chromosome 6A, IWGSC CS RefSeq v2.1, whole genome shotgun sequence:
gcaagattgaacccaaagctaagcacttctcacactgcaagaaaaaccaatctagttggccaaaccaaaccgatagttcgaagagaattacaaagataccaaatcatgcataaaagaattcagagaagattcaaataatattcatagataagctaatcataaatccacaattcatcggatctcgacaaacacaccgcaaaagaagattacatcggatagatctccaagaacatcgaggagaacatggtattgagaatcaaagagagataagaagtcatctagctactagttatggacccgtaggtctatggtaaactactcacgctttatcggaagggaaatagagttgatgtagaagccctccgtgatcgaatccccctccgggagGATGCCGGAAAagtcccctagatgggatctcacgggaacagaaggttgcggcggtggaaaagtgttttcgtgaatacttctggtggtttgggaatatatgtgaatatataggccgaagaattaggtcaggtgagtcacgaggggcccacaaggcaggggcgcgccttaccccccccccccccccccccccccggcacgccctccccttgtggccgccttgtggctcttccaACTTGatttccaagaaaaatcatcgcgaaggttttatttcgtttggactccgtttggtattccttttctgcgaaactgaaaaaaagaaaaaactggcactgggctctagattaataggttagtcccaaaaataatataaaataacatattaatgcatataaaacatccaaaaccgataatataatagtatggaacaataaaaaattatagatacgttggagacgtatcagttcgcATGCTCTTCGTTGAAGCCGCCTCTACCATCATCACTACTTGTCTGGCTATTGACACCTCGCTAGCAGAATACTATAGGACGGGATATCAGAGGACATGTGTCCTGTACCGCCTTGTCTGCAGTCACTATTGCACCACCTTTGATCCAACAGCAACATGCAGAACATGACACCTCTGCTAGAGCTACCATGCAACACCTGCCGGCTACACGCATGACTTGACAGCTCCGCATGAGACCCATAAAATAAAATTTGTTCATAAAATGCCTAAAATATAGCAAATAACGAAACCTATAAAATTTAAATCAGTTTCCATACAATCCATAAAACATAATAGATAATACACTATAAAAACAAAAAGGGTTAATtatataaatgccactccaattatgacgattcataaaaatgccactgtaattttcaaagtttgaaaatgccactgcaatttttgcaatctttgagaaacgCCACTCCAGatttcgaaaaatgccactagaaatggcatgaaatggcatttttcaaagtttagaaattgcagtggcatttcttggaatcgccagatttggagtggcatttatcaaattaacccaaacaaAAAATATACACCACCACCAAAAAAGTACTAAAATATTATACCAATGGCATACAGCCCTAAGGAACCACCACTAATGAGGCTCGCCCCACAGCTAGTTGGGTCAAATTGGAGCCCATATTACTAGTAGCAGTTCATGAAAAGAGTTCGGGCTGCTGCTATTTATATACCAATGGCCGTCGCCAGTAAGTACTCGCCCTTGGTGAGTTTGGCCCATTTGCAATCTAGGACCATATTATGAGTGGTGGATGCTCCTGTCCGCCCCCCACTAGTATCTTACAAGATTACCAGTGGCAAGACACCCTGCCCGCCACTAGTGAGAGAGCTCCCGTATAAGCAATTTCTCAGTAGTCTTGGACGAAATCCTCCTTTGTCCCCACATAAATACAGCTATTAGGGCTTGTTTAGATTTagttgtttagttaaaagttatcCATAGTTGCAACTTCATATATTTCGTTTATGTCCAAGACCAAACTTTCATCAATAATTCTTACTTGTTACCTGTTCTTCGATTCCTTGCATGGattagaccttcgtggtcaggttgatcattcttcatgtggtcaataacctttcgaaGTTGATTTAGCGGTTGTTAAGGCGCAACGGCGTTGCACGTCATAGCGGATCGTTAAAGTCGGCTTCACAAAAATCGATAactatcatctcatcaaaagatcaggACACCATAGTCCCTATTATCTTGCATACCTGGTGGCTTCTACTTGACCTTTAGTTTCACCTTCTTCATACAATTCTCTTCTTCGGACGAAGGCAGGTCCATCGCCACATCTACTGTGCACTTCACTGGCTGCATCGTGCGGTCATGTTCACCATGCTTTCTTGCGTTTCGTTCCGATCACATAGCCCAAGCCCCACATAAAATGACACAAACCTTTCAAAAAATGACACAGACTTGGTCCTCCTTCTGCCCGCTACCGTCAATCATGTCCATCGCCCAAGAAGTCGTCGATTGGGTGTAGGCGTGGACCCTTGACTGATGTTGCTTGAGTGATTCCCGCGGGGAGCTGCCAAAGCTACAGAGTCCCACCGAGCTATATGCCTCGTGTTTTGCCATTTCCGTGTCAATCACACGCGCCGGCCTCGCGCGCGACGTCGACGTGATTACGCACCCATAGTTACCACTAGCACTAAACTAATGGCCAGTGGGCAGATTTATTGATCCTCTTCGTATTTAGTAATATTAAATTTTAACCATGAATTTAACTAACAAATAATAATGCTTGTCATTAAAAATTATGTCACTGGAAAccatgttcaaatatgaatccaactatataatttttggacatgcattaatattttgttagttaaattatGATTAAAAATTAACAGAAATTATGAAGAGAAACTAATAAACTAGGACAGAGGTGGTAGCCACTATGATGCGGTTTCGAGTCGATTCGCTAGCTCGATCGTTGCCCATCTCGATCGACGGCGAGCATCTGTACAATATTCAATAACGAGGCATCGCCACCACGTTTTCCATAAGCGATCGCGACGCGAACCCAATTCCACGTTCGTGGCTCAGCCACACCGTGTCTTCCGCCTCCATAAATAGCACCGCAACAGAGCACACTGGCAGAGTGGCAGTGGCAGGTATACCTACACTTGTAGCCTCAGTTATCTTGCCAGTGCCAGCTGAGCTAGCTATATAGCTCCGTCGCTTGCTTCCGAGTTCCGACAGCTCGCTCCgatgacggtggcggcggcgggcgcgggcaggCGTTACGCGCTGTTGCTGGCGGTGAACGACTCGGACTACGCCAGGAAGGCGCACGGCGGGTACCGGAACGTGTTCTTCCGCGCCCTCCGCTCCGGCGAACCCGACGAGGCGTGGGACTGCTACCGCGTAATCGACGGCGAGTTCCCGGCAGCAGAGGATCTGGGCCTGTACGACGGCTTCGTGGTGAGCGGCAGCCCGCACGATGCCCACGGCGACGGCGCCCCGTGCTGGGtccgccgcctctgcctcctcctccggaccGTCCACGCCATGGGGAAGCGCGTCCTCGGCGTCTGCTTCGGCCACCAGGCCCTGTGCCGCGCGCTGGGCGGGAGGGTCGGGAGGTCGCCCAGCGGCTGGGACGTCGGGGTGAAGGAGGTGACCTTCGTGGATGATTTGGAATGGCCCTTCGAGTTCTTGCCCGTGGAGCCACCCCGGAACGCCTCCATCATCGAGGTTCACCAAGACGAGGTATATTTTCCGTAGTTAATTAGCTGCTAGTAGTAGCCGTCGGCGCTTAAACGCTCAATTGTTTTCTTGAAATATCCTGCCATACCAATGCGCAGTTGATATATATTTTGGCAAAATGTCACTTGCACGTGACAACTGACGGTGCTCGTCGAGCTATTTCGTAATTAAAAGTTGTCATGCATGCATGTAGCTGTAGGCCGCTGTGTCATCTAATCATATTTTTCACCAACTCGTTGGGATTTGACTTTTGACGTGTTACTCAATAAACCATGCCACTTGCAAATATAGTACCCTATGATGTTGCATTTCTTCAGCTAGCCCGCTCCAGTATGTTCGTAAGTTTACTTATCTTGATGAGGTTGAATGTCTTAATCAATTATGGGTGCGCTTGCTTGATTGATATAGGTGTGGGAGGTACCGCCCGGTGGCAAGGTGCTGGCCTACTCCGACAAGACGCGCGTGGAGATGTTCGCCGTCGGCGACAACGCCCTCGGCATCCAGGGCCACCCGGAGTACACCAACGACATCCTGCTCAACCTCACCAACCGCCTCGTCAACAACAGCACCATCGACGGGTGCGTGGGCGAGGACGCGCGGAGGACGGCGGAGAGCGGCGAGCCGGACCGCGAGTTCTGGACGGGGCTCTGCAAGGCCTTCCTGAGGGGGTCAGGgtgcaccggcggcggcggcgcccccagGCCGCCGCCGCAGGGACCGGCGCCGGAGCTTAGCTGCAGCCACCACGTCGCTCACTTCCCTGCCACCGCCTCCCCCATTGGCTTGTAGCGCTTTGCAAATGCGCGGACCGGCTGTTGTTAGTTCGGCGCATGCATGTGCTCGCTAGCTGCAGTAGTATAATGGTACGGCTGCATGCATGCACGTACGATCGGTGAAGCGTTTGTGTCAGCAACTATACGAGTGGCTGATTTTTTTTCGCATGTGCTGCGTTGCACACAGCATGTCTTGTAGTTGTATGGTTGGATAACGGACATAAGGTCTGACGAATGCCAATTATCCACGGGATATATGTGTGTATTTGAGTTGGTTTTGAGAAGTGGCAAAATacttgccacaattaagaagagagTTTCACAGACCGAAGGCGAGAACAAAACAATACAAAAGCCATCCTAAAAAACCAATACAAAAGCCTACTCTCCCGTGAACAAACCTGTGGTTTTGATGATTAGAGGGACAGTGTTACCCCGGCACATCAGAtttaagtcctggtgctcgcattattcctgaatctATTTCAAAATTTTCGGCGATGTGATAATATGACGGCTCAGTCTCTCAAATGTGCTCATAGGGGTAAAATGTGTGTATGCATCATAGGATAAGTGAGTGAGTGTATGCGCCTATATATGAGCGCTTAagtatgtactgtgttaaaaaaaaagcCTACTCTCCCAACATATAGTTACCCAAATGTTTAGCCCTTGCCCTGCCTCGTTTCGTATACGGGCCAAGATGATGGTGGGTGATGACGATTTGTCTATGAACACTAGCGAGTTTCTCTTCTACCAAATCTACCACGAAACGAGCATGGTGAGAGGGTGCGCCTATCCTGCCCATGGTGCAGTAAATGATCCCAAAAAGATTTGACGTCACTCAAGTTGCTCCACGCTAACAGTTCAAAAAAAAAAGGGTGCAGGCTCAAGCCAATCTGTCAAGTGCCATAGCCTTAAGAAATAGGAGATGTATAAACTAAAGGATACTCTGCGCTTTAATGCGGGAAGCGGTTGATAAAAATTTAGATTGATAATATCATAATTAATTTTTAAAATATGTATGACTTACTATATTTAATTATGTATATTTATAACAATATTTATTGAATACAAACAAAATAATTGAATGGAAAACGTTTTTTCATGCATGGTTGAATGTTGTGGTGGGTCTTTTTCCAATGCATGTGTGTTGAGATGGGACTTATTCATaattaggctagccatagtgaaAAGTAAGTTTAAGAGTAACATGTACACATTATCCTGCCTATGTTACCACCATACACATTATCATAGTGGGTAGTAATATAAGTGTGGTATCATGCAATCAGTTTATAGACTCATACTACCT
This window contains:
- the LOC123130467 gene encoding gamma-glutamyl peptidase 5 translates to MTVAAAGAGRRYALLLAVNDSDYARKAHGGYRNVFFRALRSGEPDEAWDCYRVIDGEFPAAEDLGLYDGFVVSGSPHDAHGDGAPCWVRRLCLLLRTVHAMGKRVLGVCFGHQALCRALGGRVGRSPSGWDVGVKEVTFVDDLEWPFEFLPVEPPRNASIIEVHQDEVWEVPPGGKVLAYSDKTRVEMFAVGDNALGIQGHPEYTNDILLNLTNRLVNNSTIDGCVGEDARRTAESGEPDREFWTGLCKAFLRGSGCTGGGGAPRPPPQGPAPELSCSHHVAHFPATASPIGL